In one Bradyrhizobium cosmicum genomic region, the following are encoded:
- the minC gene encoding septum site-determining protein MinC — protein sequence MEAAAKVQRQMVRLRGRSYVAFVFVPTVPIQDWLQEIDATIARSPGFFAGRPVVIDLSSVDLSQSGISHLLASLQDRNIRVLGIEGVEEARLTPAMPPLLSGGRSCVVEPSAPKKPEAKAEAKPTSLLLESPVRSGQTVIFPDGDVTILGSVGSGAEVVAGGSIHIYGALRGRAMAGVNGHTSARIYCQKIEAELLAIDGFYQTADDIDEALRGKPAQAWLQGNTMRITALN from the coding sequence ATGGAGGCTGCAGCAAAAGTCCAACGCCAAATGGTGCGCCTGCGCGGGCGCTCCTACGTGGCCTTCGTGTTCGTGCCGACGGTTCCGATCCAGGACTGGCTCCAGGAGATCGACGCCACCATCGCCCGCTCGCCCGGTTTCTTCGCCGGCCGGCCCGTGGTGATCGACCTGTCCTCGGTCGATCTCAGCCAGTCCGGCATCAGCCATCTGCTCGCCAGCCTCCAGGACCGCAACATCCGCGTGCTCGGCATCGAGGGCGTGGAGGAGGCGCGGTTGACGCCGGCTATGCCGCCGCTGCTTTCGGGCGGGCGCAGCTGCGTGGTCGAGCCGAGCGCGCCGAAGAAGCCCGAGGCGAAGGCCGAGGCCAAGCCGACCTCGCTGCTGCTGGAGAGCCCGGTGCGCTCGGGACAGACCGTGATTTTCCCCGACGGCGACGTCACCATTCTGGGCTCGGTCGGCTCCGGCGCGGAAGTCGTTGCCGGCGGCTCCATCCACATCTACGGCGCGCTGCGCGGCCGCGCCATGGCGGGGGTGAACGGCCACACGAGCGCGCGCATCTACTGCCAGAAGATCGAAGCCGAACTGCTTGCAATCGATGGGTTTTACCAGACTGCTGACGATATCGACGAGGCCCTGCGTGGCAAGCCGGCGCAAGCCTGGCTGCAAGGCAACACCATGCGAATTACCGCGCTGAACTGA
- a CDS encoding ABC transporter substrate-binding protein, with the protein MKRLQAAVVTLMLGLPAVPASAGEAVNLILNWTPTADHSPFYYAKAQGWYEKAGIDLTIEVGKGSGVSAAKVGAGGSAFGIADLATMLVAKSKGADDVALMSIYANTGQTFYWLKSYGVNGVKDFPGHKIGNPPGDASRVMWPAFAKAAGIAPDAVSFVNIGPTAKIAGLKSHTVDIISDFYNEHDLKVIEFGPDLGYVNWKDIGLNPYGNSLIVNGAYLQKNPKLVEEFVRISQKAFATCVAEVEPCLKALLDQVSGLDKANQERQWERIKYLMTDEFTTTKGLGWIDGERMKKDYELVQTYLGMEKPFDVTTAFTTKMLDPGVKMDASKVKK; encoded by the coding sequence ATGAAGCGTTTGCAGGCGGCGGTCGTGACCCTGATGCTCGGCTTGCCGGCGGTGCCCGCCAGCGCGGGCGAGGCGGTCAATCTGATCCTGAACTGGACGCCGACGGCCGACCATTCGCCGTTCTACTATGCCAAGGCGCAGGGCTGGTACGAGAAGGCCGGCATCGACCTGACCATCGAGGTCGGCAAGGGCTCCGGTGTCTCCGCCGCCAAGGTCGGCGCGGGCGGCTCGGCCTTCGGCATCGCCGATCTCGCCACGATGCTGGTCGCCAAGAGCAAGGGCGCCGACGACGTCGCGCTGATGAGCATCTACGCCAACACCGGACAGACGTTCTATTGGCTGAAAAGCTACGGCGTGAACGGGGTAAAGGATTTTCCAGGCCACAAGATCGGAAACCCGCCCGGCGACGCCTCGCGCGTGATGTGGCCGGCCTTTGCGAAGGCCGCCGGCATCGCGCCGGATGCAGTCAGCTTCGTCAATATCGGGCCGACCGCGAAGATCGCGGGCCTCAAGAGCCACACCGTCGACATCATCAGCGACTTCTACAACGAGCACGATTTGAAGGTGATCGAGTTCGGCCCCGACCTCGGCTACGTCAACTGGAAGGACATCGGGCTCAACCCCTATGGCAATTCGCTGATCGTCAACGGCGCCTACTTGCAGAAAAATCCAAAGCTCGTCGAAGAGTTCGTGCGCATCTCGCAGAAGGCTTTTGCGACGTGCGTCGCCGAGGTCGAACCCTGCCTGAAGGCGCTGCTCGACCAGGTCTCCGGTCTCGACAAGGCGAACCAGGAGCGCCAGTGGGAGCGCATCAAATATCTGATGACGGACGAGTTCACGACCACCAAGGGTCTCGGCTGGATCGACGGCGAGCGGATGAAGAAGGATTACGAGCTGGTCCAGACCTATCTCGGCATGGAGAAGCCGTTCGACGTCACCACGGCGTTCACGACGAAGATGCTGGATCCGGGCGTCAAGATGGACGCGAGCAAGGTGAAGAAGTAG
- a CDS encoding TetR/AcrR family transcriptional regulator: MPAKRSGDTVPQRRDPVATRKKLLTAARQEFARHGLAGARVDEIAMRAGVNKQLVYHYFGDKDALYLAVLEVVYEDIREQERRLNLEGLPPEKAIRKLIEASFDHLAANPDFIVLLNDENRGGARHVRGSTRLEAMHSPLVKSVSHILNEGVRSGVFRKGIDPVQLYISIAGLSYFFFSNTPTLSAIFGKDLSSRAQRLARRRHVADLVLHSLRP; encoded by the coding sequence ATGCCCGCAAAACGTTCAGGCGACACCGTGCCGCAGCGGCGCGATCCCGTCGCCACCCGCAAGAAGCTGCTCACCGCGGCGCGCCAGGAGTTCGCCCGGCACGGCCTTGCTGGCGCCCGCGTCGACGAGATCGCGATGCGCGCCGGTGTCAACAAGCAGCTGGTCTACCACTATTTCGGCGACAAGGACGCGCTCTACCTCGCCGTGCTCGAAGTGGTCTATGAGGACATCCGCGAGCAGGAGCGCAGGCTCAATCTCGAAGGCCTGCCGCCGGAAAAGGCGATCCGCAAGCTGATCGAGGCCTCGTTCGACCATCTGGCTGCAAACCCTGATTTCATCGTGCTTTTGAACGACGAGAACCGCGGCGGCGCCCGCCATGTCCGCGGCTCGACGCGGCTGGAAGCGATGCATTCCCCGCTGGTCAAGAGCGTCTCCCACATCCTCAACGAGGGGGTGCGCTCGGGCGTATTCCGCAAGGGCATAGACCCCGTCCAGCTCTATATCTCGATTGCGGGCCTCAGCTATTTCTTCTTCTCCAACACGCCGACGCTGTCGGCGATCTTCGGCAAGGACCTGTCGAGCCGGGCCCAGCGCCTCGCCCGCCGCCGGCACGTCGCGGATCTCGTCCTGCATTCGCTCCGGCCCTAA
- a CDS encoding ABC transporter permease, producing the protein MTGDGARTTRSFAIILVVHLAVLVLWQVAVDAFHVPKFILPSPLATIQTLGTASYAWGANTLVTAIEILGGFALGAFVGVALAVIFSWAPLLSMALLPLFVTLNMIPKVALGPLLIVWFSYGIVPNILIAFSICFFPILLTTARGLREVEPDLLDLVKSLRGSRWILFRKIQLPGSLPYVFSGMKVGAILAVAGAIVGEFIASERGLGYLMIQVQSSLDTPAMVMAVVLLTLLGVALYGLVLVLERMFVVVDARQT; encoded by the coding sequence GTGACAGGAGACGGAGCACGCACCACGCGCAGCTTTGCGATCATCCTGGTCGTTCACCTCGCCGTGCTCGTGCTGTGGCAGGTCGCGGTCGATGCCTTCCATGTGCCGAAATTCATCCTGCCCTCCCCGCTCGCGACGATCCAGACGCTGGGAACCGCAAGCTATGCCTGGGGCGCCAACACGCTGGTGACGGCGATCGAGATCCTCGGCGGCTTCGCGCTCGGCGCCTTCGTCGGGGTGGCGCTGGCGGTGATCTTCAGTTGGGCACCGCTGCTCAGCATGGCGCTGCTGCCGCTGTTCGTGACGCTGAACATGATCCCGAAAGTCGCGCTCGGCCCGCTCTTGATCGTCTGGTTTTCCTACGGCATCGTGCCGAACATCCTGATCGCTTTCAGCATCTGCTTCTTCCCGATCCTGCTCACCACCGCGCGTGGCTTGCGCGAAGTCGAGCCTGACCTGCTCGATCTCGTCAAATCGCTGCGCGGCTCGCGCTGGATTCTGTTCCGCAAGATCCAGCTGCCTGGATCGCTGCCTTACGTGTTCTCCGGCATGAAGGTCGGCGCCATCCTCGCGGTCGCCGGCGCCATCGTCGGCGAGTTCATCGCCTCCGAGCGCGGGCTCGGCTACCTCATGATCCAGGTGCAGTCCTCGCTCGACACGCCGGCAATGGTGATGGCCGTCGTGCTGCTGACCCTGCTCGGGGTCGCCCTCTACGGCCTCGTGCTCGTGCTCGAACGCATGTTCGTGGTCGTCGATGCGAGACAGACCTAG
- a CDS encoding NAD-dependent epimerase/dehydratase family protein — protein sequence MLLTRQTLPKTIPDIAALDDLLCRPSQALIDDLAKVEGDIMILGVAGKMGPTLAGLAKAAAPDRRVIGVARFSDPGVKDWLHARGVETINCDLMDERAIQALPKAPNIVFMAGRKFGAEGDLSLTWAMNAHVPALVAQAFPSSRIVAFSTGCVYPFVPVDGKGATEDMAPNPPGEYAQSCVGRERMFEYFSRKFETPGRLFRLNYAIDMRYGVLHDIATKVLTGAPIDVRLGHVNFIWQGDASAQALRCLAHCTAPTSPINVSGHEILAVRDLAARFGARFGRAPVLSGKEEPTAWLTDTSKAVELFGLPVVDTEQLIAWTADWVSRAMPSLGKPTKYEVRDGRY from the coding sequence ATGCTGCTCACCCGCCAGACGCTGCCGAAGACCATCCCCGACATCGCTGCGCTCGACGATCTGCTGTGCCGGCCGAGCCAGGCGCTGATCGACGACCTCGCCAAGGTGGAAGGCGACATCATGATCCTCGGCGTTGCCGGCAAGATGGGGCCGACGCTGGCGGGGCTTGCGAAAGCTGCCGCGCCGGATCGCCGCGTCATCGGCGTCGCCCGCTTCAGCGATCCGGGCGTCAAGGATTGGTTGCACGCGCGCGGCGTCGAAACCATCAACTGCGATTTGATGGACGAGCGGGCAATCCAGGCGCTGCCGAAGGCGCCCAACATCGTCTTCATGGCCGGCCGCAAATTCGGCGCCGAGGGCGATTTATCCCTGACATGGGCGATGAATGCGCATGTGCCCGCTCTGGTCGCGCAGGCCTTCCCGTCGTCGCGAATCGTGGCGTTCTCGACCGGCTGCGTCTATCCGTTCGTGCCCGTCGACGGCAAAGGCGCGACCGAGGACATGGCGCCGAACCCGCCCGGCGAATACGCGCAGTCCTGCGTCGGCCGCGAACGCATGTTCGAATATTTCTCCCGCAAGTTCGAAACACCGGGCCGGCTGTTCCGCCTCAACTACGCGATCGACATGCGTTACGGCGTACTGCACGACATCGCCACGAAAGTGCTCACGGGCGCACCGATCGACGTCCGCCTCGGCCATGTCAATTTCATCTGGCAGGGCGATGCCTCTGCGCAGGCGCTGCGGTGTCTTGCCCATTGCACGGCGCCGACCTCGCCGATCAATGTCAGTGGCCACGAGATTCTCGCGGTACGCGATCTCGCGGCAAGGTTCGGCGCCAGGTTCGGCCGTGCTCCGGTGCTCTCAGGCAAGGAAGAACCGACAGCGTGGCTCACCGACACATCGAAAGCGGTCGAGCTGTTCGGCCTGCCGGTCGTCGACACCGAGCAGCTGATCGCCTGGACCGCGGACTGGGTGTCCCGCGCCATGCCGAGCCTCGGCAAGCCCACCAAATACGAGGTGCGCGATGGACGCTACTGA
- a CDS encoding GNAT family N-acetyltransferase: MDATDGPTVIKLGVEDAIAALALSTEAHWNQTEEDWHVFLHDGVVFGIRDGARLVATAALLPYSGNNAWISMVLVSATHRRRGLATRLVDACLETARKNGLTSWLDATPDGAAVYGPLGFTPTLQLRRLKLVNPAQETSESPAVATLDALCARDRRTTGFDRTALLTAFVQRSGSRIVAAHGCIALVRDGRTARHIGPLFADNAAKALALVHAIARSETLPLLIDAVASQAAFLEGLTASGWSIERPFQRMRFGPATTAGEEMPFAVAGPEFG; the protein is encoded by the coding sequence ATGGACGCTACTGACGGCCCGACCGTCATCAAGCTCGGCGTCGAGGATGCGATCGCCGCGCTCGCGCTCTCGACCGAAGCGCACTGGAACCAGACCGAGGAGGACTGGCACGTCTTCCTGCACGACGGCGTCGTGTTCGGCATCCGCGACGGCGCTCGCCTGGTCGCCACCGCCGCTTTGCTGCCCTACTCCGGCAACAACGCCTGGATCAGCATGGTGCTGGTGTCGGCCACGCATCGCCGCCGCGGCCTTGCCACGCGCCTCGTCGATGCCTGCCTGGAGACGGCACGCAAGAACGGCCTGACAAGCTGGCTCGACGCGACGCCCGACGGTGCCGCTGTCTATGGCCCGCTCGGGTTCACGCCGACGCTGCAACTCCGCCGGCTGAAGCTGGTGAACCCCGCACAGGAAACTTCGGAATCACCCGCGGTCGCAACCCTCGACGCGCTTTGCGCGCGGGACCGGCGGACCACCGGCTTCGACCGGACCGCTCTCCTGACCGCCTTCGTGCAGCGCTCCGGCTCGCGCATCGTCGCAGCACATGGATGCATCGCGCTGGTCCGCGACGGCCGAACAGCGCGCCATATCGGCCCGCTGTTCGCGGACAACGCCGCAAAAGCGCTGGCGCTGGTTCATGCGATCGCGCGATCCGAGACCCTCCCGCTGCTGATCGACGCGGTCGCCTCGCAGGCTGCGTTCCTGGAAGGACTGACCGCATCCGGCTGGAGCATCGAACGGCCGTTCCAGCGCATGCGGTTCGGCCCTGCCACCACTGCCGGCGAGGAAATGCCATTCGCCGTCGCCGGCCCGGAATTCGGATAG
- a CDS encoding dihydrodipicolinate synthase family protein produces MHHSQINADIRKLIAEGTVMPAHPLALTPERQLDKTHQRALTRYYIDAGSGGLAVGVHTTQFAIRDVGLYRPVLELAAETAANWTKRPLAMVAGLAGPTRQAAAEARTARDIGYHAGLLSLAAMKSASEDEIIAHCTAVAAEIPLIGFYLQPAVGGVILSSRFWQRFASIDNVIAIKIAPFNRYRTLDVLRGVAAAGALDRVALYTGNDDHILLDLMLPFDLRANGVTTRTYFKGGLLGHWSVWTASAIKQFERCKAARHQDSVPADLLALDARVTDCNSAFFDVANNFHGCIAGCHEVLRRQGLMKGLWCLDPDEGLSPGQREEIDRVTREHADLSDDAFVAANLNKWLA; encoded by the coding sequence ATGCACCACAGCCAGATCAACGCCGACATCCGCAAGCTGATCGCCGAGGGCACCGTGATGCCGGCGCATCCCCTCGCGCTCACCCCCGAACGCCAGCTCGACAAGACCCATCAGCGCGCGCTGACGCGCTATTACATCGACGCCGGCTCCGGCGGCCTTGCGGTCGGCGTCCACACCACGCAGTTCGCGATCCGCGATGTCGGTCTCTACCGTCCGGTGCTGGAGCTCGCCGCGGAGACCGCGGCCAACTGGACCAAGCGTCCGCTGGCGATGGTCGCAGGTCTTGCCGGCCCGACCCGGCAGGCGGCGGCTGAAGCCCGCACCGCCCGCGACATCGGCTATCATGCTGGCCTGCTCAGCCTCGCCGCGATGAAGAGCGCGTCCGAGGACGAGATCATTGCGCATTGCACGGCGGTCGCCGCCGAGATCCCGCTGATCGGCTTCTACCTCCAGCCGGCCGTCGGCGGCGTCATCCTGTCCAGCCGGTTCTGGCAGCGCTTTGCCTCGATCGACAACGTCATCGCGATCAAGATCGCGCCGTTCAACCGCTACCGGACGCTCGATGTGTTGCGCGGCGTCGCAGCCGCCGGTGCGCTCGATCGCGTCGCGCTCTACACCGGCAATGACGACCACATCCTGCTCGACCTGATGCTGCCGTTCGACCTGCGCGCCAACGGCGTCACCACGCGCACCTACTTCAAGGGCGGCCTGCTCGGCCATTGGTCGGTTTGGACCGCGAGTGCCATCAAGCAGTTCGAGCGCTGCAAGGCCGCGCGGCACCAGGACAGCGTGCCGGCCGATCTGCTCGCGCTCGATGCCCGCGTCACCGATTGCAACAGCGCGTTCTTCGACGTCGCCAACAATTTTCACGGCTGCATCGCCGGCTGCCACGAGGTGTTGCGGCGCCAGGGCCTGATGAAGGGTCTGTGGTGCCTCGATCCGGACGAAGGCCTCAGCCCCGGCCAGCGCGAAGAGATCGACCGTGTCACGCGCGAGCACGCCGACCTCAGCGACGATGCCTTCGTCGCCGCCAATTTGAACAAATGGCTGGCATGA
- a CDS encoding ABC transporter ATP-binding protein: MAGMSSKPFISLQGVRKVYRSGGAEFLAVSDVTMDVQEGELVSLVGPSGCGKTTVMKILAGLHGADGGTVTIGNAESPFDPTRDIGMVFQQALLLKWRTILDNVLLPAEIVGLPMKAARERARDLLNLVGLAGYEQKYPQQLSGGMQQRTAIARAFIHDPKLILMDEPFGALDALTREQMNLEMLRIWRESGKTIIFVTHSIQEAVFLSSHCAVLTAGPAKMADYFPIDLPFPRDLPLKTTDAFGAYARRIYAKLGLSAA; the protein is encoded by the coding sequence ATGGCTGGCATGAGCTCAAAACCCTTCATCAGCCTGCAAGGCGTCCGCAAGGTCTACCGCAGCGGCGGCGCCGAGTTCTTGGCCGTCTCCGACGTCACCATGGACGTGCAGGAAGGTGAGCTGGTCTCGCTGGTCGGCCCGTCCGGCTGCGGCAAGACCACTGTGATGAAGATTCTGGCCGGCCTGCACGGCGCCGACGGCGGCACGGTGACAATCGGCAACGCCGAAAGTCCGTTCGATCCCACCCGCGACATCGGCATGGTGTTCCAGCAGGCGCTGCTCTTGAAGTGGCGCACCATCCTGGACAACGTGCTGCTGCCGGCCGAGATCGTCGGCCTGCCGATGAAGGCCGCGCGCGAGCGCGCGCGTGACCTGCTCAACCTCGTTGGCCTTGCCGGCTACGAGCAGAAATATCCGCAGCAGCTCTCCGGCGGCATGCAGCAACGCACCGCGATCGCGCGCGCCTTCATTCACGATCCCAAGCTGATCCTGATGGACGAGCCGTTCGGCGCGCTGGATGCGCTGACGCGCGAGCAGATGAATCTGGAGATGCTGCGGATCTGGCGGGAGAGCGGCAAGACCATCATCTTCGTCACGCACTCGATCCAGGAAGCGGTGTTCCTGTCGTCACACTGCGCGGTGCTGACGGCGGGCCCTGCGAAGATGGCCGACTACTTCCCGATCGACCTGCCCTTTCCGCGCGACCTGCCGCTGAAGACGACCGACGCGTTCGGCGCCTATGCGCGGCGCATCTATGCGAAGCTCGGACTGAGCGCGGCCTGA
- a CDS encoding YadA family autotransporter adhesin → MTLPNNTGGTADGRKLRPIVSCLALLLVTTFLHTGSALAADYTAGGGVTNVPSGFATAVGPSATTAGTFASAFGYSSNATGNAAVAVGSLSGANGDNATAIGNAATATGLSAGAFGDNATATGLGATASGSHATANGASASAFGQSSFASGATATATGASSLASGTAATATGASATAAGNSATATGANSFANGDFATATGQDSRASGQFATATGAGSRAIGAAATAYGQGSTATGTNAAAIGASSTATGNFATALGNNSNAIGNVAVAVGAFSTANGEGTVAVGNSSNAGATNATALGSGATVSGANSVAIGAGSIATAANTVSFGTAGNERRLTNVAAGVNPTDAVNMSQLSGITSGFQSQIGSLQAQIGNNLTEARRGIAAAVAAASAPMPSAPGKTTWQVRGSAFHGEGGFGVGFAHRLKTAMPLTVVGGYGNGGGTEHTAYVGVGGEF, encoded by the coding sequence ATGACCTTACCGAATAACACTGGCGGAACCGCCGACGGGAGAAAACTCCGCCCGATCGTGTCCTGCCTCGCTCTTCTCCTCGTGACCACGTTTCTCCACACCGGTTCTGCGCTGGCGGCCGACTACACGGCTGGCGGCGGCGTCACCAACGTACCATCCGGCTTTGCCACAGCGGTGGGGCCGAGCGCGACGACAGCGGGGACTTTCGCCTCTGCCTTTGGCTACTCATCCAACGCCACCGGCAATGCCGCCGTTGCGGTCGGCTCGTTGTCCGGCGCGAACGGCGATAACGCAACCGCGATCGGCAACGCCGCCACCGCCACCGGCCTGTCGGCCGGCGCGTTCGGCGACAATGCGACTGCCACCGGCCTTGGCGCCACGGCAAGCGGCTCACACGCGACCGCCAATGGCGCCAGCGCGAGCGCCTTTGGCCAGTCGTCATTCGCGAGCGGGGCGACAGCTACTGCGACGGGCGCGAGCAGTCTCGCCTCCGGCACGGCCGCGACCGCGACCGGCGCGAGTGCCACCGCCGCCGGCAACAGCGCAACTGCCACAGGTGCCAACAGCTTTGCCAACGGCGATTTCGCCACCGCGACCGGCCAGGACAGCAGGGCGAGCGGCCAGTTCGCAACCGCGACCGGCGCCGGCAGCCGCGCGATCGGCGCCGCTGCCACGGCCTACGGTCAGGGCAGCACCGCGACCGGCACCAACGCCGCGGCGATCGGCGCCAGCAGCACCGCCACAGGCAATTTCGCGACTGCGCTCGGCAACAACAGCAATGCCATTGGCAACGTCGCGGTGGCGGTCGGTGCTTTCAGCACCGCCAACGGCGAGGGGACCGTCGCGGTCGGCAACTCCAGCAATGCAGGTGCGACCAACGCGACCGCGCTCGGCTCGGGTGCCACCGTATCGGGAGCCAATTCCGTCGCCATCGGTGCCGGCTCGATCGCAACCGCTGCGAACACCGTGTCGTTCGGCACGGCCGGCAACGAGCGGCGCCTGACCAATGTCGCCGCCGGCGTCAACCCGACCGACGCCGTCAACATGAGCCAGCTCTCCGGCATCACCTCCGGCTTCCAATCGCAGATCGGTTCGCTTCAGGCGCAGATCGGCAACAATTTGACCGAGGCGCGGCGTGGCATAGCGGCCGCGGTTGCCGCTGCCAGTGCGCCGATGCCGTCCGCGCCGGGCAAGACCACCTGGCAGGTGCGCGGCTCGGCGTTTCACGGCGAAGGCGGCTTCGGTGTCGGTTTCGCACATCGGCTCAAGACCGCGATGCCTCTCACCGTCGTGGGCGGCTATGGCAATGGCGGCGGCACCGAGCACACCGCCTATGTCGGCGTCGGCGGAGAGTTTTGA
- a CDS encoding TRAP transporter substrate-binding protein, which yields MKRRTFLKGGAVAGATTLVAAPAIAQSAPEIKWRLTSSFPKSLDTIYGTAQTFAKYVAEATDNKFQIQTFAAGELVPGLQALDAVSVATVEMAQTPLYFYIGKEPALAYATGAPFGMNHRHQESWWYFGGGADLTNEALKPFKTHAILCGNSGTQMGGWFRKEIKTVDDLKGLKFRIAGMGGHVLARLGVVPQQLAGGDIYAALEKGSLDAVEFVGPYDDEKLGFQKVAKYYYFPGWWEGGAMLHMIVNDEKWASLPKQYQAVVNQAASAAGAWMLEKYDSVNPAALKRLIANGAELKAFPQPVMEACYNATQEHLNELAAKSDLFKRTKESHDAYMKELLFYTQIAENYYDNYLLSKMRNKT from the coding sequence ATGAAACGCCGTACATTCCTCAAGGGCGGCGCGGTTGCCGGCGCGACGACGCTGGTTGCTGCACCTGCGATCGCGCAATCGGCGCCCGAGATCAAATGGCGCCTGACCTCGAGCTTCCCGAAGTCGCTCGATACCATCTACGGCACCGCGCAGACCTTCGCGAAATATGTCGCCGAGGCCACCGACAACAAATTCCAGATCCAGACCTTTGCGGCTGGCGAACTCGTCCCCGGCCTGCAGGCGCTCGATGCCGTCAGCGTCGCCACCGTCGAGATGGCGCAGACGCCGCTCTATTTCTACATCGGCAAGGAGCCGGCGCTGGCCTATGCCACCGGCGCGCCGTTCGGCATGAACCATCGGCATCAGGAGTCCTGGTGGTATTTCGGCGGCGGCGCCGACCTCACCAACGAGGCGCTGAAGCCGTTCAAGACGCACGCCATCCTGTGCGGCAATTCCGGCACCCAGATGGGCGGCTGGTTCCGCAAGGAGATCAAGACGGTCGACGACCTCAAGGGCCTCAAATTCCGCATCGCCGGCATGGGCGGCCACGTGCTGGCGCGGCTCGGCGTGGTGCCCCAGCAGCTCGCGGGCGGCGACATCTATGCGGCGCTGGAGAAAGGCTCGCTCGACGCGGTCGAGTTCGTCGGCCCGTATGACGACGAGAAGCTCGGCTTCCAGAAGGTCGCCAAGTACTACTACTTCCCCGGCTGGTGGGAAGGCGGCGCCATGCTGCACATGATCGTCAACGACGAGAAGTGGGCGAGCCTGCCGAAGCAGTACCAGGCGGTCGTCAACCAGGCCGCCTCGGCGGCCGGCGCCTGGATGCTCGAGAAATACGACAGCGTGAACCCGGCGGCGCTGAAGCGGCTGATCGCCAACGGTGCGGAGCTGAAGGCGTTCCCGCAGCCGGTGATGGAGGCCTGCTACAACGCGACCCAGGAGCATCTGAACGAGCTCGCCGCCAAGAGCGACCTGTTCAAGCGCACCAAGGAAAGCCACGACGCGTATATGAAGGAGCTGCTGTTCTATACGCAGATCGCGGAAAACTATTACGACAACTACCTGCTCAGCAAGATGCGCAACAAAACCTGA
- a CDS encoding DUF2778 domain-containing protein — MLSLAAVALALGAAAWVADLGGLNLGDSSLGTSSPLVSAALPPTNAPSFDDRFASLSGNPPARDLGLRTLERSALNAVQLKLRDAKAMLAQKLQGDDWRSSLTDDDRPVDERRASQQRADAVPMPRSRPPQADLSAQIASSQAYAETNPRVDNRNFFEKFTDKIRLASLTPDSGLFRKAPDLAALGYDSRTAVYDISAKALYLPSGVALEAHSGMGALMDDPEHVDQRMVGATPPAIYDLKPRERLFHGVRALRLTPTEGTSALGRVGLLTHNYMLGPRGDSNGCVSIKDYDRFLKAWDNGEFNRLVVVPSLGGSAIAAQRASTDS; from the coding sequence TTGCTGTCTTTGGCTGCCGTCGCGCTGGCGCTCGGCGCGGCTGCCTGGGTCGCGGACCTCGGCGGTTTGAATTTGGGTGATTCGAGTTTGGGCACTTCGAGCCCGCTGGTGTCTGCCGCGCTGCCGCCCACTAATGCCCCTTCGTTCGACGACCGTTTTGCGTCGCTGTCGGGCAACCCACCCGCCCGCGACCTCGGCCTGCGAACGCTGGAGCGCTCCGCCCTGAATGCGGTCCAGCTCAAGCTGCGCGACGCCAAGGCGATGCTCGCCCAGAAGCTCCAGGGTGATGACTGGCGTTCGAGCCTGACCGATGACGATCGCCCCGTCGACGAAAGGAGAGCCTCGCAGCAGCGCGCCGACGCCGTGCCGATGCCGCGCTCGCGTCCGCCGCAGGCCGATCTCTCCGCCCAGATCGCCTCCAGCCAGGCCTATGCGGAGACCAACCCGAGGGTCGACAACCGCAACTTCTTCGAAAAATTCACCGACAAGATCAGGCTGGCCTCGCTGACGCCGGACAGTGGCTTGTTCCGCAAGGCGCCGGATCTGGCCGCACTCGGCTACGATTCGCGGACGGCCGTTTATGACATCTCGGCCAAGGCCCTCTACCTGCCGAGCGGTGTTGCGTTGGAGGCACATTCGGGCATGGGCGCGCTGATGGACGACCCGGAGCATGTCGACCAGCGCATGGTGGGCGCGACCCCACCCGCGATCTACGATCTGAAGCCGCGCGAAAGACTGTTTCACGGCGTTCGGGCGCTGCGCCTGACGCCGACTGAGGGCACCAGCGCACTCGGCCGCGTCGGCCTTCTCACCCACAACTACATGCTGGGGCCGCGCGGCGATTCCAACGGCTGCGTTTCGATCAAGGACTATGATCGTTTCCTCAAGGCCTGGGACAACGGCGAATTCAACCGTCTGGTCGTGGTGCCGAGCCTGGGCGGATCGGCTATCGCCGCGCAGCGCGCGAGCACCGACTCCTGA